A stretch of Arachis hypogaea cultivar Tifrunner chromosome 15, arahy.Tifrunner.gnm2.J5K5, whole genome shotgun sequence DNA encodes these proteins:
- the LOC112750539 gene encoding transcription factor HHO3, with protein sequence MQFSEKIQPQKMGFREYIEALEDERRKIQVFHRELPLSLELVAQAIEACRQQLSGTTTEYNLNGQSECSEQTSTDDPVFEEFIPIKKRASPDCDEEDDEEYYDDGEEQHSHRNKIQKEDSTNNNNNNSSCSTDKKKSDWLRSVQLWNPDPQPPKEDVPRKASVVEVKRSIGGAFQPFHREESTVGKVNASSSSLPTAKTPSSPPVPATSSTGPVSTGGNAGSGGKREEKGQGQRKQRRCWSQELHKRFLHALQQLGGADSATPKQIRELMKVDGLTNDEVKSHLQKFRLHTRRPTTMIPNSANSQTAPLFLVGNIFVQPQEYAAATAAIATSTVSSGELTTVTTAPHAAIYAPVATHPTTIVPRTQTHPSMKKSPKCNKLEDVSDHSHSEERANHGEGNSPASSSSTHGTTSPGC encoded by the exons ATGCAATTCTCTGAGAAAATCCAACCCCAGAAGATGGGGTTTCGCGAGTACATCGAAGCATTGGAGGACGAGAGAAGAAAAATCCAAGTCTTCCACAGAGAGCTTCCCCTGTCCTTAGAACTTGTCGCGCAAG CAATTGAAGCCTGTAGGCAGCAGTTATCTGGAACAACGACAGAGTACAATTTGAATGGCCAATCGGAGTGTTCGGAGCAGACATCAACGGACGATCCTGTTTTTGAGGAGTTCATTCCAATCAAGAAAAGGGCTTCACCTGATTGcgatgaagaagatgatgaagaatatTATGATGATGGTGAAGAGCAACATTCTCATAGAAACAAGATTCAAAAGGAGGATAGtaccaacaacaataataataacagcaGCTGCAGCACTGATAAGAAAAAATCTGACTGGCTCAGATCTGTTCAATTGTGGAACCCTGATCCCCAACCACCTAAAGAG GATGTGCCTAGAAAAGCGTCTGTTGTGGAAGTGAAGAGAAGCATTGGTGGTGCTTTTCAGCCATTTCACAGAGAGGAGAGCACTGTTGGAAAGGTTaatgcatcatcatcatcattgccaaCTGCCAAAACGCCTTCTTCTCCGCCGGTGCCAGCAACAAGTTCCACAGGACCTGTATCGACCGGAGGCAATGCTGGAAGCGGCGgtaaaagagaggagaaaggacAGGGTCAGAGGAAGCAGCGGCGGTGCTGGTCACAGGAACTACACAAACGGTTCCTTCATGCCCTTCAGCAGCTTGGAGGTGCAGATT CTGCCACCCCAAAACAGATAAGGGAGCTAATGAAGGTTGATGGCCTTACAAATGATGAAGTCAAAAGTCACTTACAG AAATTTCGTCTCCACACAAGAAGGCCAACCACTATGATTCCAAACAGTGCAAACTCCCAAACTGCTCCGTTGTTTCTTGTTGGCAACATTTTTGTTCAGCCACAAGAATATGCTGCTGCTACTGCTGCCATAGCTACCTCAACAGTGTCATCAGGGGAATTAACCACGGTTACAACTGCACCACATGCTGCTATTTATGCACCTGTGGCCACACATCCAACTACCATTGTTCCCCGCACACAAACTCATCCTTCAATGAAGAAGTCACCAAAATGCAACAAGTTAGAAGATGTTTCAGATCATTCACATTCAGAAGAAAGGGCTAATCACGGTGAAGGAAATTCTCCTGCCTCATCATCATCCACACATGGCACCACTTCACCTGGCTGTTGA